The genome window CTAATTTAATCTCATGACTGATTtaagtattatttgatatttgggGTCCTTCACCAATTTACATGTGATTATTTCTATGAAGTAAAAATATGATATATCTATTAATTTTCTAAAGTTCAAGCTTATCGTTGAAAAGTTTTCtcaatgatttattattttattttactccGATAATGACGATGTATTTCAAAAACTTGGTAACTTTTTTGAAACAAATTAAATCTCTTATTTTCTCACCCCTCCATGTACTTCTGAACATATTGGGATTACAGAATGTCGTCATCATCACATCATCTAAATTGGTCTTATACTCCTTGCTCAAGCTTACTTACCTCTTCAATTTTGGTCTTATATATTTGTTACATCAACTTATCTTATCAAATTGCCGCTCGCTCTAGTTTTAAACATGGTTTCACCATTTAAAAAAACTATTTAGATCCACTTATAACTATAGTAAATTATATGTTTTTGGGTGTCTATGTTATATATTGTTAAGAAGTTACATACATAAAAAAAACTGAAAGCTCAACCAAaaccatatgttttttttttttttttttggatatttcACTAATCAAAGTGCCTTTAAATGTTTTGATCCATCAACCAAAAGAATTTTTATTTCTCGTCATGTTGATTTTGTGAAATCtgttttttcttataaatattttacttaGGCCAACTTTCAATAACTTTATTGATTGGGTTTTCTAAATATATGAGTCACCTCATATGATCATTCTCATTTAGGTATATCAACGCCACCCACTAATCTAAATACTTTATCCACTTATATCCCACCATGTCCTTTCTCAATAGTGTGTGATGAACAATATGTCATATCATCCATTCAGCTACCTCATAAGTGTCATACAACAAGAGAAATCATAGTAAGGTTTGGTTTTAGTACTCTTACTTTAAATTCTTCTCATCCAAATGTCCTAAAGAAGTCATCCAATGATTACTAGATCTAAAAATCAGGTTTTTaaactaaataaatattttttatttttataaaataatctcaaaattttatttttgagcaTTTTACTATTAACTAAGCCTTCAAAATTCTTGAATGGTGAGAAACAATGTTTAAAGAATATAATTCTTTGTTACATAATGGTATATGAGAATTAATCCAATCCTATCTAAGTAAAAACCTTGTAGGGTGTAAATAAGTTTTTGTATTAAacgaaaccctaatggatccattAATAAGTATAAAGCAAGACTTATTACAAAGAGATTTTATCAACGTCTAAGCCTCGAGTACTATGATATATTTAGCCCAGCTATAAAGACAATAACAATTCGTACTATTTTATGTCTTGTTTTGTCTAAGAATTGGGGACTTCAATAGTTGGACATAAATAATAAATTTCTTCGTGATCATATTTTTGATGATATATTTATGAGACAACCGCTAGGCTTTATTGATCATAATCTTTCTCAACATGTTTGTAAATTATGTGATGCTCTTTATGATAGGTCCCTCGGTATCATGAACTTTAAACACATTTAGTCTCAATTGGATTTCATAATTCTCAATCTGCTAATTCATTATTCATTTATTCTCATGAACGCATAATCATATTTTTACTAGTTTATGTGTATGAATTAATTATTATTAGTAATAAACCagtaataattaatttatttttttaatagtttggaaataagttttttttatcaaagttcttGGGTTCTTTAGTTATTTTCTTGGTATTCAAGTAATCTACATGGTAAATTGTTTATTTCTTTCTCAATAGAAGTGTATTCATGGCCTTCTAAATTGTACTAAAATAGTTGAAGCTAATACTATTATGATGCCAATATGTTCCTCTTACCCTATTTGATAATGCTAATCTCAACGACGCCACTGAATATTGTCAAGTTATCGACAATCTACGATATTTGATATTTACTTATCCAAACAATATATATGTAATGAATTAATTATCTCAATTTATGCACAAACTTACTTCCAATCATTGGACAAGTGTTACATGTCTTCTTCGATATTTTAAGGGTACTATTGATCATggcttatttttttaaaaaagctcTCCTATGTTGTTTCATGCATTTTTAGATGCCGATTACGCTAGTAATAAGGATGACATGACATCTATTAGTGCTTATATCATATTTCTTGATCACAATCCAATTTCTTGGAATTTCAAGAAATAATGGTCTTTTGCAAAATCTTTTATGGAGGCTAAATATCGAGTAGTTCTTCTATAACCGTTAAACTTTGTTTGATTCAATCATTGTTATATGAACTATTTGTTACAATATCCGATCCTCTATCTATATATTGTAATAATATCAGGATAACATATCTATATATTAATCCTATATTTTACTCTTGAATGAAGTACATAGCTATTGATTTCATTTTGTTCATGATAAAGTTCAAAATGATGAGCTACATATCTCTCGTATTTGATCAGCTTGCAGATGCTCTTATAAAGTCCGTATCTTTAGTAATTTCTTCTATTTTGGTCCAAGATTGATATTTTCGATAAGAGTACAATCTTACAGGAggcatattaaaaaaatattattgagaaaaataaatcatgataagattatcatgatcctctcaatattttgatattatattattatgattctaaatcataaaaattatgataatatgttatcatgattctatcaataatatagATAATGATCTTCTCCATATGATCTTCTACTTTGGTCGAAGATCGGTGTCTCTTATGGTAGCACCATCTTGTGGGGtccatattaaaaaaatattattgagaaaaataaatcatgataagattatcatgatactctcaatattatgatattatattatcaaaattttaaatcataaaaattataataatatgttatcatgattttagatattttaatgatttaataaatattttatatttattattaattaaaaaaaattatataattatcataCCTTGTAATTCTATTTGTGTAGATAAATTctatcaataaaattcaattaatctttttttttctcggtAGCTTCTATGATGCATGACAACCGACGGCTAGCTTAGCGGTTGTCACAGAGTGTGTGGTCTAAGAACAAAGTCGGTAGCAGGGATGTGATTGGTAACATGAAACATGCTAATTCACGAAAGAACCACATTTGGACGAAAGAGTGATATTAATTGGCTCCTTTAATTTTGAGGAACGAGGATCGTTTGATGGAATAAGCATGATATTGGTCGATAGGATGCCTCActatcccctcttcctcttctgcacGTATCATCACTTTCAGAATCCATCAAAACAACAACAGTAAAAGAAAAATAGAacgttccccccccccccccccattcctCTCagctttctttttttatattaattaaaaaataaagagaaaaaagaggaatttcaattaaaaaaaaaaaggggaagttGGAGAATTTTTATGGTCGTATTATTATTAACTCTCTCGCTTCCTCCCGTGAAAACAATCGTACGAGGTCGAAGAAAACACGCCCTTGTCGACCGTCCCATCGCGATCAGACGGCGTCAGGGTCGCAGCACCGCCGGCACCGGACGAGCCCGTTCTCGTTGCAGGCGGTGCACGTCCGGAATCCCCCGCCCGCACCGCCCTTGTCATGGTAGCACCGTCGGGACCCGCTGCAGCTCCTGCAGAGCACGAAGCGGACGTCGCCGCACCACTCGCACGCCCTTCCAGTCGCCTGCGCTGCCCCCTCCACGTACCGCCTCAGCTCCCCGGCCTCGTGGAGACGCCGTACGTCGTCGGCCCCGCCGACGTGCCGCCCCCCGATGAACAGCTGCGGAAGCCCGAGGTGCCACCGGCGGACGCCGAGAACGCCCTTCAGCTCCCGCAGGAACCCGGCGTCCATGGAGACGTCGCGCTCGTCGACGGCGACGCGTAGGCCGCATAGGATCGCCCGGACGGCGGCGCAATCCTCGAAGGTATGGCGGACAGCGCGGAGGGAGGTGAAGTAGAGGACGACCCGCTTTTCCTCACCCGGTGGGAGGCCGAAGGGGTCCTCCGGCGGGGAGCACCACAAGCGAAGGGCGGAGGAGGCCGACCGAACGTGGTGGATCaccggcggaggcggcggcggtggtggggGCCGCGGACCACGGGACGGGGATGCGGATGCGTCGTGGGCATCGTACTCGTCGAGGAGAGAGAGGAGGTCCTTGAGGGAGGAGGATGAGCGGATGATGGACGAAGTGGGCGGCGGAAGCTGAGGCGGTGGCAAAGaggaggtggcggtggtggtggctccGCCGCGTGGGAGTCGGTTTCCCCACGGCGCCCACATGAATTCGACGCACGGGAGTGAGGAAACAGACCAATGGAGAAGGAAGAACAAAGAGGTGGTATCCAATTGGGAAGTTGGAACGAGGGAAGGAGCGGAGAAGATGGGAGAGAGTTGGGAATCAATTCCTAAAGGTCCCAAAGAGAACAAGGGCTAAGTTTAGCAGAGGAAGAGATAGAATGGAGTTCGGCTTGTATAGGGCCAAGAAAGACTTTACTTGGGCCGGGCCTAAATATAAACTTGCATGCCCAATTTGGGTTGGGTATGACAAAGCCCAAGAAAGACTTAACGACACGAATTAGCTTTCGTTTGCCGTACCCACTGCCGTTTCAGGAACAGCATCGCCCGTCCTACCCCGGCTTCTGCTTTGGGATCACGGAGGAAGCTGAATCTGTGGAGACGAGATCCGGTACGGAgctcaaaccctagccctagataATGGATCTTCACATCCTCCGGCTGCGGCCCCGGTTTCACAGATTGAATAGGGCGAGATCGGCGAGATGTCGGGTAGTGTCGACGCGGCGGGGGAGCCTATCCCGACGTCGGCCGTCGTCATGGCGGCTGCCAAGCATATCACGACGCGGTGCCGGGCCGAGAACGTGGCCTTCATCAAGTGCAAGAAGAAGGATCCCAACCCGGAGAAATGCCTCGACAAGGGCCGCCATGTCACTAGCTGCGTCTTAAACGTGTAAGGATCTCGGTACATTTACCATAGTGATTTGGCTCTCTATTCTTTGAATCCCTAAGTGATTTTTGTTCTTTTAGTTTAGTTGATAGGTGATTTGTTCAAATGAATATGGATTTTTGCGTTCCTTTTTTGTGCTTCTTTCTTGATGATCAAATGGTGGCAGCCATATATATtggaaaattttgaattttttttttcgttgGTATCCACAAGACGAAAGTAGGTTAAATTTgccacccttaatttatttttataatatctaATAATTTCCAGTGTTATGCCTTCTTCTGCATCCTACAACTACACTTCTTTAGATAAACAAAACCATGATTTAGAGATGGTTTGAAATTATTATaacaatgattaaaaaaaataccaCAATCATCACCACCATAAGAACCTAAATGCAATCAAGTAATCATGCTGATAATAAGGGTATTGCCCCTACTGAAGTAAAA of Musa acuminata AAA Group cultivar baxijiao chromosome BXJ1-7, Cavendish_Baxijiao_AAA, whole genome shotgun sequence contains these proteins:
- the LOC103992155 gene encoding uncharacterized protein At5g39865-like, with translation MWAPWGNRLPRGGATTTATSSLPPPQLPPPTSSIIRSSSSLKDLLSLLDEYDAHDASASPSRGPRPPPPPPPPPVIHHVRSASSALRLWCSPPEDPFGLPPGEEKRVVLYFTSLRAVRHTFEDCAAVRAILCGLRVAVDERDVSMDAGFLRELKGVLGVRRWHLGLPQLFIGGRHVGGADDVRRLHEAGELRRYVEGAAQATGRACEWCGDVRFVLCRSCSGSRRCYHDKGGAGGGFRTCTACNENGLVRCRRCCDPDAV